One window of Phycisphaeraceae bacterium genomic DNA carries:
- a CDS encoding beta-galactosidase, with protein sequence MASVTYDGRSFMLDGRRIWLVSGSIPYFRVPRASWADRIHGAKCAGLNAIDVPIAWQRHEARAGQFDFKGENDIRHFVELIGKAGMMAILRVGPYIGQDLDMGGLPAWLSAMPNISMRTNSGAFLEACSRYLSAVADEVRDLQVTAPGVGGPIVLVQNEFSWTCGDDTLANAYLGELIRYLREGGINVPIVNANNLWQGVEGEIDGWCGSEQMISTLRQLATVRPDQPRFVIDFNLGASSTWGSEPKPQVEPLVVQRRLAEVLAAGGQFNLQPFFGGTTFGFAGGREHEGSEGFFCASNDRGAPLDEAGRPTESYKAIRRVCHFASQFGRVLSNLDTSYQPVMLDVAQHVGSRSVARPAKGETQAGGFVVAHANGGQGGVAFIFRDQQTKTPAAATLLLADGSNVSVPIGQQHVAWCLIDVHLGGRSRIDYSAFNAFAMVGKVFVCYGPSGSRGVVSINGAPIELEAPSGKKPTVVAHEGIHIVLCSESQIDSAFVTERTVIVGASAISASGEPIVDDASEQRQVTVIDSEGVVKSGGAKVRPAPKSAPKAMLSAMTPVESADYISGQSARFATIAGPADLVALGCPWGYGWYRLGIKSGSAKRVKVAAPHGADRLHTFLDGEFLGVLGVGPGANDHITLSLKKGSHNLVMLAENLGRRSGGVSLAEKKGLHGHLQVVQAIKGVKSKVVIAEPLDLLKFQSPLWEVRTGDTTVPERLTLTFSHRKSTPVLIKVQNSRARAVLVANGTPIKFLERGATVSVLLDAPVLHKGNNAIQVALVGEGLTLTPEQAFKDVKIQIEECVDNLTAKADWAFAKWEQPNGAAFRASKSGSHNGPTWWRGSFTANSNESPLFIDLSGMTKGQIYIDDKHLGRYFVSMPGAGAVGPQTSHLIPSAWITPGQTHEIVIFDEHGGNPSKCRLVYAAGAHAIRV encoded by the coding sequence ATGGCCTCTGTGACCTACGACGGCCGCAGCTTCATGCTCGACGGTCGAAGAATCTGGCTCGTTTCCGGCTCGATCCCCTATTTCCGGGTTCCTCGCGCGAGCTGGGCGGATCGCATCCACGGCGCGAAGTGCGCCGGGCTGAATGCCATTGATGTGCCGATCGCCTGGCAGCGCCATGAGGCGCGGGCCGGACAGTTCGACTTCAAGGGCGAGAATGACATCCGCCACTTCGTCGAGCTGATCGGCAAGGCCGGCATGATGGCGATCCTGCGCGTCGGTCCGTACATCGGGCAAGATCTGGACATGGGCGGGCTCCCCGCCTGGCTCTCGGCGATGCCCAACATCTCGATGCGCACCAACTCGGGTGCGTTCCTTGAGGCGTGCTCGCGCTATCTCTCCGCGGTTGCCGACGAGGTCCGTGATCTTCAGGTCACCGCGCCCGGCGTGGGCGGACCGATCGTGCTCGTGCAGAACGAGTTCTCATGGACGTGCGGCGACGACACGCTCGCCAACGCGTATCTCGGCGAATTGATCCGCTATCTGCGCGAAGGGGGCATCAATGTCCCCATCGTCAACGCCAACAACCTCTGGCAGGGTGTTGAGGGTGAGATCGACGGGTGGTGCGGCTCAGAGCAGATGATCTCGACGCTCCGGCAGCTCGCCACCGTTCGCCCCGATCAGCCCCGCTTCGTCATCGACTTCAACCTCGGCGCGTCCTCCACGTGGGGCTCCGAGCCAAAGCCGCAGGTTGAGCCGCTCGTCGTGCAGCGGCGTCTGGCGGAAGTTCTCGCAGCGGGTGGCCAGTTCAATCTGCAGCCCTTCTTCGGCGGCACCACGTTCGGCTTCGCCGGTGGGCGTGAGCACGAGGGTTCGGAAGGATTCTTCTGCGCATCCAACGACCGCGGTGCGCCGCTGGACGAGGCCGGACGCCCCACCGAGTCGTACAAGGCGATCCGTCGTGTCTGCCACTTCGCGTCGCAGTTCGGGCGCGTGCTTTCCAATCTTGACACCTCGTACCAGCCGGTGATGCTCGACGTTGCGCAGCATGTCGGATCACGCTCCGTTGCGCGCCCCGCGAAGGGTGAGACCCAAGCGGGCGGGTTTGTCGTCGCCCATGCGAACGGCGGGCAGGGCGGGGTCGCGTTCATCTTCCGCGATCAGCAGACCAAGACGCCCGCCGCGGCAACACTGCTCCTCGCGGACGGATCGAACGTCTCCGTGCCGATCGGCCAGCAGCACGTTGCGTGGTGCCTCATCGACGTGCATCTCGGCGGGCGCTCGCGGATCGACTACAGCGCGTTCAACGCGTTCGCGATGGTCGGCAAGGTCTTCGTCTGTTACGGGCCGTCCGGCTCGCGGGGCGTTGTCTCGATCAATGGTGCCCCGATCGAGCTCGAGGCCCCGTCCGGGAAGAAGCCGACCGTCGTCGCGCACGAGGGGATTCACATCGTCCTCTGCAGCGAGAGCCAGATCGACTCGGCATTCGTCACCGAACGCACCGTGATCGTCGGCGCCTCGGCGATCAGCGCGTCCGGCGAGCCCATTGTGGACGACGCGTCAGAGCAACGCCAGGTCACGGTCATCGACTCGGAGGGCGTGGTGAAGTCGGGCGGCGCGAAGGTTCGCCCCGCGCCCAAGTCCGCCCCGAAAGCAATGCTCAGCGCGATGACGCCCGTCGAGTCTGCCGACTACATCTCCGGCCAGAGCGCACGCTTCGCGACCATCGCGGGGCCTGCGGATCTTGTCGCGCTCGGTTGTCCGTGGGGCTACGGGTGGTATCGACTGGGCATCAAGTCGGGTTCCGCCAAGCGGGTGAAGGTTGCCGCGCCGCACGGGGCAGATCGCCTGCACACGTTCCTGGACGGTGAGTTCCTGGGTGTGCTGGGCGTCGGTCCGGGCGCGAATGACCACATCACGCTCTCGCTCAAGAAGGGCTCGCACAATCTGGTGATGCTCGCGGAGAATCTCGGGCGTCGCAGCGGCGGCGTCTCGCTCGCCGAAAAGAAGGGGCTGCACGGCCACCTTCAGGTCGTGCAGGCGATCAAGGGCGTGAAGAGCAAGGTTGTGATCGCGGAGCCACTCGACCTGCTCAAGTTCCAGTCTCCTTTGTGGGAGGTCCGAACGGGTGACACCACGGTCCCTGAGCGCCTCACGCTGACGTTCTCTCACCGGAAGTCGACGCCGGTCCTTATCAAGGTCCAGAACTCGCGCGCCCGAGCGGTGCTCGTTGCGAACGGGACACCGATCAAGTTCCTCGAGCGCGGCGCGACCGTTTCCGTTCTGCTCGACGCGCCTGTGCTGCACAAGGGAAACAACGCGATCCAAGTCGCGCTGGTCGGCGAGGGGCTGACGCTCACACCCGAGCAGGCCTTCAAGGACGTGAAGATCCAGATCGAGGAATGCGTCGACAACCTCACCGCCAAGGCCGACTGGGCCTTCGCCAAGTGGGAGCAGCCCAACGGCGCGGCGTTCAGGGCGTCCAAGTCGGGTTCACACAACGGTCCCACGTGGTGGCGGGGCTCCTTCACGGCCAACAGCAACGAGTCGCCGCTGTTCATCGATCTCTCCGGCATGACCAAGGGCCAGATCTACATCGACGACAAGCACCTTGGGCGCTACTTCGTCTCTATGCCGGGGGCGGGCGCGGTCGGGCCGCAGACCTCGCACCTCATCCCGAGCGCGTGGATCACGCCCGGCCAGACGCATGAGATCGTAATCTTCGACGAGCACGGCGGAAACCCTTCGAAGTGTCGCCTTGTGTACGCAGCGGGAGCGCACGCCATCCGAGTCTGA
- a CDS encoding TolC family protein, which translates to MAARTDTIGAGPTAPIRESLDPNSVRRPYQNSINPDTTNPDVNELTFVPADEARDVAARLESYARRASGAGQEVRTLTITDVFRIVQRTGREYLNAEEDYLIAAISLLIEQHRWGPRLFNDTAVTVGASGDSGSFDHAINVVNSLRATQRLPYGGEVEARWVWRATEQLRSSVSGQYRQSSELILGGSIPLLRGGGVTARESIIQAERDIIYAARSFEEFRRSFLADIADDYFALLQTRSQIANQERQIESLRRLNEATQARVDAGRESRFRVAIVENQLLSGVASLASLREQYILQLDRFKVRLGLDPKEPIEIAALEFELAEPEIDEYVAAQYALEYRLDLQNQRDRVTDARRAVANAKNNVLPDLDIRGQVGVPTDPGTREGGVDFDFDYTRYSAGVDLSLPLDRKIEQLGLKRTMVQLERQIRNYERARDDVVVTSRSAVRQIDRARFSLTLAERQVSINRERLREQKLKEDIVDPQSIVDSENDLLRSENDRDRAKTDLRNAILNYLVVTGQMRVAPGGEFQPVPGMMLETPAGVVPIPQPDEIRPTPGAEGPKPAELPGGGEIEPDGDEPRDE; encoded by the coding sequence ATGGCGGCACGAACCGACACCATCGGTGCGGGTCCCACCGCGCCGATCCGAGAGTCACTAGACCCAAACTCTGTCAGGCGGCCGTACCAGAACTCGATCAATCCCGACACAACAAACCCAGATGTCAACGAACTGACGTTCGTTCCTGCGGACGAAGCCAGAGACGTGGCGGCTCGTCTCGAGTCCTACGCAAGGCGGGCCAGCGGCGCAGGGCAGGAGGTTCGGACCCTCACGATCACGGATGTCTTCCGCATCGTCCAGCGCACGGGACGTGAGTATCTCAACGCCGAGGAAGACTATCTCATAGCCGCGATCTCGCTGCTGATCGAGCAGCATCGCTGGGGTCCGCGCCTCTTCAACGACACGGCGGTCACCGTCGGCGCCTCTGGTGACAGCGGCTCGTTCGACCACGCGATCAACGTCGTCAACTCGCTTCGCGCGACACAGCGTCTGCCCTACGGCGGCGAGGTGGAAGCACGCTGGGTGTGGCGGGCGACGGAGCAGCTCCGCAGTTCCGTGAGCGGGCAGTATCGCCAGTCATCGGAACTCATCCTCGGCGGCAGCATCCCGCTCCTGCGTGGGGGAGGCGTCACGGCTCGCGAGAGCATCATCCAGGCCGAGCGTGACATCATCTACGCCGCCCGTTCGTTCGAGGAGTTCCGACGCTCGTTCCTCGCGGACATCGCGGATGATTACTTCGCCCTCCTCCAGACCCGCTCGCAGATCGCAAACCAGGAGCGTCAGATCGAGTCGCTCCGGCGTCTGAATGAGGCGACCCAGGCCCGCGTCGATGCGGGGCGTGAGAGCCGGTTCCGTGTCGCGATCGTCGAGAACCAGTTGCTCTCGGGCGTGGCGTCGCTCGCTTCGCTCCGTGAGCAGTACATCCTGCAGTTGGACCGTTTCAAGGTTCGGCTCGGGCTCGACCCGAAGGAGCCGATCGAGATCGCCGCGCTGGAGTTCGAGCTCGCAGAGCCGGAGATCGACGAGTATGTCGCCGCCCAGTACGCGCTCGAGTACCGGCTCGACCTTCAGAACCAGCGCGACCGCGTGACGGACGCGAGACGTGCCGTCGCCAATGCAAAGAACAACGTGCTACCTGACCTTGACATCAGGGGGCAGGTCGGCGTGCCCACCGATCCGGGCACACGAGAGGGCGGGGTCGATTTCGACTTTGATTACACGCGCTACAGCGCGGGCGTGGATCTTTCTCTTCCCCTCGATAGAAAGATCGAGCAACTCGGTCTCAAGCGGACAATGGTGCAGCTCGAACGCCAGATCCGTAACTACGAGCGAGCCAGAGACGATGTCGTCGTCACGTCACGGAGCGCGGTGCGACAGATCGATCGGGCGAGGTTCTCGCTGACACTCGCCGAGCGACAGGTCTCGATCAACCGCGAGCGTCTCCGCGAACAGAAACTCAAGGAGGACATTGTCGATCCCCAGTCGATCGTCGACTCAGAGAACGACCTCCTCCGTTCAGAGAACGACCGAGATCGCGCCAAGACGGACCTTCGCAACGCGATCCTGAACTACCTCGTCGTGACCGGCCAGATGCGCGTTGCCCCGGGAGGCGAGTTCCAGCCCGTTCCGGGCATGATGCTCGAAACACCGGCCGGTGTAGTGCCGATCCCCCAGCCGGACGAGATCAGACCAACACCGGGAGCAGAGGGGCCGAAGCCCGCAGAGCTGCCGGGTGGCGGCGAGATTGAACCTGACGGCGACGAGCCACGGGACGAATGA
- a CDS encoding GNAT family N-acetyltransferase has translation MTMHNPSKSVSTTSGTHPAPVTPRRLLARIAPERAVEVVAPRGVAAGRMTLRPLIESDREPFLATINGSRAHLERWIPLNNPGESDDAFFERQLQLASTGDSQGTAWRRIGVLPSGEIVGGFNLNAIARGLQSSADMNWWIASGHTRQGLAREGILSTLRHAFADLPAGLGLHTIHAGIAPENDASIRLALSLGFSHERGVQSYLRVGERWELHDIYAMTVLDAHALAG, from the coding sequence ATGACGATGCACAACCCGAGCAAGTCCGTTTCGACCACTTCCGGCACGCATCCCGCGCCGGTGACGCCCAGGCGATTGCTCGCCCGCATCGCGCCCGAGCGCGCGGTCGAGGTCGTCGCCCCGCGCGGCGTCGCGGCCGGCAGGATGACGCTCCGGCCGCTCATTGAATCGGATCGTGAACCGTTTCTTGCGACGATCAACGGCAGCCGCGCACACCTCGAACGGTGGATCCCGCTCAACAACCCGGGCGAATCCGACGACGCGTTCTTCGAGCGTCAGTTGCAGCTGGCGTCCACCGGGGACTCGCAGGGCACGGCCTGGCGTCGCATCGGTGTGCTTCCGAGCGGCGAGATCGTGGGCGGATTCAACCTGAACGCGATCGCACGCGGGCTCCAGTCGTCCGCTGATATGAACTGGTGGATCGCGTCGGGCCATACCAGGCAAGGGCTCGCACGCGAGGGGATCTTGTCCACCTTACGACACGCCTTTGCGGACCTTCCTGCGGGGCTGGGGTTACACACGATCCACGCGGGCATAGCGCCGGAGAACGATGCGAGCATCCGCCTTGCCCTTTCGCTCGGATTCAGCCACGAACGCGGCGTGCAGTCGTATCTGCGTGTCGGCGAGCGATGGGAGCTGCACGATATCTATGCCATGACTGTGCTCGATGCGCACGCGTTGGCTGGTTGA